The following are from one region of the Streptomyces rubrogriseus genome:
- a CDS encoding putative leader peptide: MKQAAAPTTPQRLALVARLHVDLCRCASANCRP, encoded by the coding sequence ATGAAGCAAGCAGCCGCGCCCACCACACCACAGCGCCTCGCGCTCGTGGCGCGCCTGCACGTGGACCTCTGCCGGTGCGCGTCCGCGAACTGTCGCCCCTGA